The following proteins are encoded in a genomic region of Arachis ipaensis cultivar K30076 chromosome B02, Araip1.1, whole genome shotgun sequence:
- the LOC107626626 gene encoding uncharacterized protein LOC107626626 yields MDDPIPIPFPLMIKKAKKAPEFDLNMLQVFKKVEVTITLLDAIQKISKYAKFLKDLCTHKDRIGELEMLSLGNSISALMKPIPEKFDDPGPCLVSCCIGGVVFPDCMCDLGACVSIMPLSIFARLNLAPLKRSAARFALADKSIITVMGIAEDVLVAIKDLVFSLDAYTGTYSFEVGDKMIKFNLEKAMKHPPEEHSVLRCDIIDEVVAEVQSEDHDELCYATVEEKDNHEGEQREMVEDESHELSEKEPQSEAKSELKPLPSHLKYAFLGNNQEFPIIITSELSSHEEEKLLEVLRKHKRAIG; encoded by the exons ATGGATGAtcccattcctatcccattccctttaatgataaagaaagcaaagaaaGCTCCGGAATTCGATTTGAACATGCtccaagtgttcaagaaggttgaggtaaccatcacACTTCTTGATGCTATACAAAAAATttcgaagtatgcaaaatttttgaaggacTTGTGTACACATAAAGATAGGATTGGTGAACTAGAAATGTTGTCTTTGGGCAATTCTATTTCTGCATTGATGAAGCCTATTCCTGAAAAGTTTGATGACCCCGGGCCTTGTCTGGtttcttgttgtattggtggagtTGTTTTTCCTGATTgtatgtgcgatctaggagcttGTGTGAGTATCATGCCGCTCTCAATTTTTGCAAGGTTGAACTTGGCTCCATTGAAAAGGTCGGCCGCTCGATTTGCCTTAGCCGACAAGAGTATAATTACTGTGATGGGTATAGCCGAAGATGTACTCGTAGCAATCAAGGATTTGGTGTTTTCG ttagatgcctacACCGGCACATATTCTTTTGAGGTTGGGGATAAGATGATTAAGTTTAACTTAGAGAAAGCCATGAAACACCCACCTgaagagcattccgttctccGATGTGATATAATTGATGAGGTGGTAGCAGAAGTGCAAAGCGAAGATCATGACGAGCTATGCTACGCTACTGTTGAGGAGAAGGATAATCATGAGGGTGAACAAAGGGAAATGGTTGAAGATGAATCCCATGAGCTTAGTGAAAAAGAACCTCAATCGGAAGCAAAAAGTGAACTGAAACCTCTTCcgtctcatttgaagtatgcgtTCCTTGGGAACAATCAAGAGTTTCCGATCATTATTACTAGTGAGCTCTCTAGTCATGAAGAAGAGAAGCTCCTAGAAGTCCTGAGGAAACACAAGAGAGCAATCGGTTAG